DNA sequence from the Helicoverpa armigera isolate CAAS_96S chromosome 30, ASM3070526v1, whole genome shotgun sequence genome:
ttgaagatattaatattttcacagTCCTTTATTTCTGCGGGTAACTTATTAAACAGCTGTGCGCCCTCAAATGTTATCGTTTTTTTACCGTAATTTGTACGCGGTCTACTTAAgtcaattttgttgttattccTTAGATAATGTGTagtaacttttttgtttaatgttatatttgtcTGTATGATATTTTCGCTAATTTTTTTTACTAGTATACATGTGTAATAAGTGTAAAGTTGTGAGAGATTcagtatatttgtttttttatatattattttactagaaGTTAGGTAATCATAATGCCATAGAATTTTAATGAGTTTATTCTGTATTGTTTGAAGTGGTTTCAAGTTAGTAGCGGCGGCTGTACCCCATATCTCAATCAAGTATTCTAAGTGTGACTTAATAAGtgaattgtaaattaataaacgtATTTTAGGCGGTATGCAGTTTGCTATTTTTCGAAGTGAACCCAGTAGTGTGCTAAGTATTAAGTGTGACTATCtcaataatgttataaaataactttgcttCACATAAGTACTTACACAATGTCACTTTTTACTCAACTGCCAAGATCTTTACACAATctgaaattacataaaacatctTCATCTTGCTATGCTCATCACAGTCCATAATTATagcaagcatttttttttaccttatgTACATTATAGAtgcgataaaaaataattaatataacttGTTTCAGTAAACGGCGACAGAGTATGGATGAGCATGTCAAACAAAACACACTCCGAAATAACCAAATGGATCGACGTCCTACGCACCCAACAAGGTGACAACGCTACCACCCGTCTCCGTAAATACCAGTACACTGACTATCCATCAGTCCAGGGACCTTGGACTCCGTTCACACACAAGCTGCCCGAGTTGAATACTGCAGAGCTACCTGACCCAGCATTTGGAGCTAATAATAGATTGCCCATGTCAGCTACGGAACAGTTAAGGCTAATGTTTGAAGCACAGAAGTTGTCGGGCAAAAGTGAGGATTTGAAAACTGCGGAATAATTCTGTTTTTAGTTTAGTAGTGTgtatagttatttaataaagttttgttaGTAAGATTTATTTGCTGTTTTAGTAATGGGGACTGacactaaaacatttttgttctaCAACCATCGCAATGCAGATGACACTTGAGCTTAGCCCTACCCATCCCAATACCTTCTACTGTTGAAACCTGACCCATTAAGACATTGGGGTCATAAGTATTACATATCACAATATTGCGCTCAAAAATCTAATGATGTTTTATATGTCGGAGAtggtcaatagtacggacactaaacgagacgcaagcgccatctggtggcgtttccggtgaaacaacattttggcgcgcttggcagagtcgtggtggtcggcgtggcgtccgcggagctcagtcttcgttgagtcgtcgtgttgcacacatctcgaaactgcctttcgttacgtgtagtgtacctagtgttattgtaGTCTTGTGATTTTTGAATTGtaatggttcttctaacctaacagacagacatgtgttgctggggagtttgtgccgccacttcttctccctagccaaaacacataggaagtggcgaagggcgggcgttttggggggctgtcttttgttctgactaatttgaataaacgtttgagttttgagtttgtttgacttttgagtttgtttgagttatctctttgctcgattaccctagctgatgtcggacgatagtgccatcctgatgtttcgcctatccgacatcagaagtgggatgcaatccgaatgcccacatgtcTTAAGGATTGCCATGCCATTgttcaaaaagtgaaaaagtgaTGTGCTCGTTCGGAGTGATGTGTGGCGGCCGATGGTGGATTAGTTTCGAGAAAATTCGTCACGTGAAGACAAACTTTCTGGATTTCTGAGTGCACGATAGGCACATGCTGAATACCATGTTTTCCAGTAGgcagaaaacaaaataaggaGACATCAGAATTTTAATATGAAGGTTATAGTAGAAAATtgattaagaatttcagcgaaggtagaAGTATGGTAACcatagttatggtaatggtatcgttttccattgttacatgtcaagtTAGTTATTgagggtatgctagaaaattaaccgaatttgtctttttttcatgtttcaacaatgacggtggttattgtgcaatatggcgacaaaattattgcggagcatcccagctgcctgccAGGAGCCCAACGTGTCATGCGTGTCAACGTGTCGTGTGTTATCGTGAGTtaggagtgttggtgctcgtgcatctccgtggcttcacgtccgcgaaagccttgctgtactgcgcgccatagcgatgtgtgcatcgtcatgcgcgttgaggcgttgagtggaaacccagtgagaccgatccatttttgttttatgttgaggttatttgtcttaCGACATTTATTGAGAGGCAGTTTCAGTCTCGTTGATTGCGCTCCCACTGTGCTTATTAATTAGTGCAGAAACCGTGAACCTAGGTTTGATCccagagttgaaaattattagttacctgatctcatcaatatcctaaagttagaatttttcagtttttgcgtcatttgattgaattgtgcatcagactatagacttttggtaacattttgtgctaagttgtaccaatgatGGATACCGGAGTGACTTAGAAAAGACCCGTTAGCCTGTGTGATGGCATCGGGGTGATCAAGAAGAGACCTGTATAAAGTCTGCGgtactattgtttttattgtgttaagctgtacctatgatgggtatcgggatgaccaggaagagacccgtatacatctgtgttacagttggtgtcatgtcactGTGGTTGTGGTCCCTAGGAGGCCAGGATGGGCTGAGAGCTCGGCTAAGGGACAACGGTCATGTGAAAACTAGCCATTTAGTAATTTACAAGTTGAGTCTGACTAgcaattcgatctttctttgatttcgtgcttagaatttaatgtaactagtttCTTCATTTGAATAGTGATTGCTATTCTTTAAATCTGTAACATGTGTGTAGGTCTTGCTATCTTACGTAACGAGAAGGTTTGTTGTTGAcccatatgttgtcaatatttatCGGTTGCCGTGTTCGACCGTACCAGTAGTTATTTCGTAGTCGTAGCCCGGTAGAAATCGGTATCTCTTGAGGCAACTCGAGTAGTCCGTGGGTGCGCGGTGTGCGTTTAACTCTGGCGGAGGTCGTGGTCTATGGAGACCGTAGCGTGTAACCGCAGGGGTGGTGTACACGGGCTGTCCACTGGGTGGACATGCGTATTAAGTTTTGTGTGAGAGCAATGTGATTGCTTTTCGGCTGGATAGCCGtggtattagttttttttacttggaGTTTTCCGTAATCTTGGAGTATGTCTACAGTTCTAGTTATGATGACGATGGTACATGGCTGTGGTATGTGTGTGTTGTGATTTAGCAGTTAAAGCATTACGAAGTGTAGAGCGTAGAGTATTTTTACTTTCCCcttgtacctagtgttattgtaAAGAGTCTTGTGATTTTTGAATTGtaatggttcttctaacctaacagacagacatgtgttgctggggagtttgttccgccacttctccccagccaaaacacataggaagtggcgaagggcgggcgttttgggggtctgtcttttgttctgactaatttgaataaacgtttgagtttgtttgacttttgagtttgtttgagttatctctttgctcgattaccctagctgatgtcggacgatagtgccatcctgatgtttcGCCTATCCGACatataaaacattacaataaaaccCAAATCTTAATCACATCTCAACAGGTTTACCCATTTTACCATAAATGTTATTTCATACATTCTGAAACCCAAAAATATCACAATCTAAGGACATAATATGGAATAAAAAACCAGAGCatattttccaaattattttatttaacaataaaatctatttacaaaaatgtacaacattgaaattataattttaatcgtTATTACATGTTGTGAAAACCTCGTACCTAAAGGTATCTtttagaacaattttattttgaagtatgtactgtcagcttcaaaagtaactgaacaaatgaaaattttcaaaactgaaaACATCGTGTCGTCGATAACACCAGAGTATTCATCTACATTTATTGAAGTTAATTAAATGGCATTGGtggtatgtatttaaatatgacCATTTACGTTaagtcagtcgctccttgtaaaacactggtacccagccgcatccgattagactgaaagcctaccccaacatagtatgGGAAAATGTTCGGGGGACGATGGACACCATTTACGTTatgcaattttgaaaattgtaactttttcagcaacttttGATACTAAACGTATTATACTTTTATAAATTGTATCTTTTTCAAGACTCATTCACGCAACATCGCAAAAACGAGGTTTTCACTGCACGtaacaatacaaaaatgataaaattaatatttcattcatcATGTCTTTTCTTATCCATTCAcatagacattttattttttctaaattccgtatcacaaaattaaattcatataataaatattgcctacaaaattgtttatctcaagatttatatttattaaagtactagcttccgccgcgccggcggcttcgcccgcgtagagttcggttatatcgcgtttccaagagaattcttcaaaagtccgggataaaaactatcctattttctttctcaaggtcaagtctatctctgtaccaaattgtattaaaatcagttcagtggtttagacgtgaaagcgtaacagacagacagacagagttactttcgcatttataatattagtagagattgGTATGTAATACGGATCTTAGAATTTCGA
Encoded proteins:
- the LOC110380108 gene encoding large ribosomal subunit protein mL43; its protein translation is MSAKNMFLKPGFVRAPLQNGVGRYVCQLQRIVLKFCKSNGSSRGMRDFIEQDLVDFAKVNPGVVVYLKPRRHRGPVVVAEYLNGDRVWMSMSNKTHSEITKWIDVLRTQQGDNATTRLRKYQYTDYPSVQGPWTPFTHKLPELNTAELPDPAFGANNRLPMSATEQLRLMFEAQKLSGKSEDLKTAE